In Populus alba chromosome 4, ASM523922v2, whole genome shotgun sequence, the genomic window CCGCAAGAAAAGACTGATGAGATTATTTAATAGCTGCAATGGAAGACCGTGAAAGTCTTGGCTGTGGATAGTTGAAGAGAAGAACATCGTTGGTGATCATTTCAATGTAGTCTTgttgattaaataattatgaatttaaattttattattattattttatttaataaaaattaaatataaaataatataaatatataaaagtttcaagtttaaatttttttaatttaaaggaatgtattaaaaaaaattatataaactatatttttaaaccatCCTTGATATTATAGCTTTTGGACGAGATGTGCTTGTTGACATCGTTGATATTCGAAAGAGGAGTGTAAACGTAAGAATGAGGGAAGTAATTGCCTACAATATTGGTTGACTCCAACAAAGTATATGCCTGTCTCATGCATGTATTGACATATATATAagacatcaaattaaaatactGGCTAGAGATGAACAAGTAAAAGTAAAAcagtgcatcaaaataaagttcaaaTTAAACCAAGACAAAATTAGTTGATTAAGCTATTCAAAGATGCCTTTGCAGCTTAATTGGAGCCGCTAatcacaataatattaatacttgTACATGTATATATTTCTAATAGAATATTTAGGAATTCATTAGCATGAAAGATCGATGATTTATATCGAATATTAGATATATAGGGCATGTAATGCACAATAAttagttatcaatattttaaatcaggctctgttaattatttgttatccaacaaaaaaacatcatatttgaaaacaaaagaataaagaaaaacccagtctgtaaaaaaaaaaaagaattgtttttatatttcactaaattatgaaaataattaaataaattgaaaatgttttttttttttttttatgattgctaTGTACGTACTTGTACATGTATTTCTCTAATATGTAGACTGGGATTCCTCCAATCCTGCCTTCTCCAATAGCCTTTAATGGTCAATATATATGATTTCTAGAATATTATCCttcaaattaagatattttggTCTATTTAAAAAGTCATCAATCGAAAATTCATATACATTGACAATTATACGTTGGATTGTAAGTCAATCTGTATATAAAAAAgacacttcaatttttttatatttagaattttaattagaaCAAATTCGAAAAATAATCGCAAGGCAATATTCAATAAAGTGCTCGATAAACGAAACACTGAAAgcccaaaataataataagaaaaatattaatgattaatttattaattttactctaggCAGAATCAGAACAAATGTTAAAAAGActcaaaattaaaggaaaacaaattaaaaaagaagaagaagaagaagaagaagacgaggCTTCCATGTCATTTCGAGTTCTCTAAAGGTtgtcttttcattattttgaatCATCCTTTGACTATTTTACTCCAAGCAAGCCTCATGCTCGTTTGTACGTACGTAGTTAGGCACTGTATTTCAATCTTggttcacacacacacacacacacacacacacacacaagacaGATGCCTTCTATTCTTTGTCTGAGAATAAAGCTTGATCGAACTTAATTATACGAACCAAGCCCCAACTTTTCTCGATGTCTTTGAATAGAATCTCTCTTCTTTTTGGTGGCCcctttcctctttttctttggGCGCAACCACAATTTTCTACCTAAATCAATGTCCTCGTTACATGCATGCAATCAGGATAAACTGTAATCTCCACTATTCAATGGATTTCCATTCCAAGTCCAATTCACGAGTTTGGTAAAAAGGGAAGCTTTGGAGAGCAATATTTATACGTTTTTTAGAGATCGATGATAACCAAGGGCTCAATTGGTGGCCACCGCTTTCCCATGTTAATTAGTAATGTTTTAAAAGTGACATTGAAGTTTCTTCTCTCTTGAAAACTCTAGTTAGTCAAGGCGAAGAATGGTAGATACTTAGGGTTTAGGATGTATACGTACCACGTAAGCCAGCCGTTGGCCATCATCGTTTTTGTCTTGTCTTGAACCTCACGAGCAAGATTTTCAAAAGGTACCATAAGTGAAGGAGAAAGAGGAGTAAAGCAATTGAACGTCATTAGATGTTGAAAACCCGTgtgcaataaaaagaagagaaagcttGGGTTGAGTCTTAAGTCAAGAAATATGGCCACGAGATGTATACATCTAACAATGCAATGAAAGCAAACACGTATgtcccaaaaaaaagaaaaagctgcTAGCAAAGCTTTCAATAGATGCAGAAATTTGTAAACAAATTCTTCTATGGTCAAAACTTGAGGCTACAACAAACAATAGCTAGCGAGATCTTAATAGATTTACCATTAGTGAATTGTGATATAGGATgcaagtatttgtttttgtattataatttgttttttcatttttttgtttgaaaatattttaattaatatttttttaataattttgatatattgatgttaaaaataaaatattattttaatacatattttaatttaaaaatatatttttaaaaaaaacatgaatgtaAAAGATTGAAAAAGTTGGGATGTCAAAACGTGGAGATAGCTACGTAATAGTAACTCGATCAAGTTACTCTcatttaaacataattttttaaataacatttgattactatttccaaaaaaatgaaaacaaaaaaaaaatcctttcttatattttttattttaaaaatacataaatttactttaaaactaaagaaatttattttatatttttagtcaaatatttttttttcccttagaaaatcttaaattttcatTATAACATctacctatttttattttttaaaaaaaaaaaaaaaactataataggATAAACATGGTGGAGACTTGAGAGGCGTAAAAAGAGAAGCTTGAAAGAGAGAACTAAAAAGCCATAGCAAGTGACTCGGTCCCACTGGTAAACAAAGAACATAGTTACCGGGGAGCAGATCTAAAACGTGGGTGACTTCATGTAAGAATGGGACCCACCATTAGACTAGGCAACTGTCCAACCCGGTCTCCAGTCGTAACCAAGCCTGGCCGTCAATCTCGTTGACTAGGCTTCTCCTGCTcttacttaataaataaaatatacaatattttaaTTGGCTCATTGAATTTCATCACGTGGAATACGCCGCACAATAAGGGGCGGTGGGAttcagaaatattttttctttttcttttttttttttttttgatttatgagAAAGAGTCAAAAGTCTTTCTTGATGAAATGTAGACGAAACCTCACTATACAAATCTTGtcaacattttataaattttgcttCCATTCAACCCATGCCCAATTCCATACCCGGatccatattttaatttttaatttttttagtcatCATTAATTATTcgtatttgaatttttttgggataatcttaacataatatttatcaataaatgGGTAGAAAACATCAACAGTTGAAATTTGCCGACACATAAGTTTACTAAAAATTCAGGGAGGTTGAAAAGTCAATCTGTGCTCCATCTCTTTTATTGTAGAATGGAATGAGAGGGAGATGGAGACGAAAAAAACGTATAAATCATGATGGTTTCTCTAAAACCCACTTGAGAGACTTGTTAGagacatttaaaaacaaataaaaaaagttatagttttttcataacaaatattttaagaaaattttcaacgaaatttagataaaaactctaatatatattaattaatcaaatatttttaaaattataattaaaataaaaatacaatttcaaaaacatcaaattgcAAAGGGATGTGTGCCAAACGTTATTCTCATGATCTCACCAATATTTGACAAATGcatgcaattttttaaaaaaataacaaaaaaaatcataaatacacAACGTATGTGTCATATATGGATACCAATCAGATTTTAACATGTGATCCCGAATAATTTTATACCCGTGATATCtaatcttttcttattttttagttaaattttgccattaaaattaaaaaaaaaattatagtattcAAACTATAAAATTTATCGTATAAATACCATAAAATCTCTCgctaaaatctatttttaacactataatttttattttttatttttttcaaatattagcATCAAGATATTATTAATTAGAGGTCAATGGCAAAGATGGATTATCCACTTAATCTATATGGGTATCCATTAACAAACCATTTCTTGCCAAGTCACTAAAAGTCCAAACATCCTGCGGCAAGGCTACCATAAGAATATGCCATTACTGCCAGCTGGAGAAGTCCTGACGCACCACCTGACGCAACCAATAAAAAATCCCatcaatttctaaataaatcaaatttgaaatttcaatccaaaaaataaaaaaataaataaactaatttttatttttattttttaaaataaatctctctctctttggtCCACCCTTCCAACCCTTTTTATAGCCGAGCTCATTGCACCGGTAAAAGACTTCAAAGACTTTGCccacaaaacacacacacagacagacacctctctctttctctcaagaaatctctcttcttttcttgcgTTTCTTCTTGTTACCTATTTTTTCACTCTTTCTTGCTTTCATTTATGGACAAAGGATGGGGTCTTGCTCTTGCTTCTGATCCCGTTTCTGTCTTCTCtagcaacaacagcaacaacagccCGGTTGGCTCTTTTTTGAAGGTCAAAAGGGACTTCAGTTCTGATCATAACATGGCAGATTCTAGGAATATTAATAATGGTATGTTTCAGTTTCCGGTTAGTCTTTCTGCCGGCAAGGAAGAGGTATCATCTGCTGCTGCTCATGAAGTAGACTTCTTTAAGGAGAAGATCAATAGGGTTGATATTGGCCATGATTCTAAATCCACTAGTGTTACTGTTAAGAAGGAGAATTCTCTTGCTGAAGCTGCTCCAAGGTCCAGTGCTGCTCTTGATGTAAATGtaagagaaatatatatttacctTTTGAATTATGgcttaattatagtttttctaCAAATAGAgatattgattattatctttttttggtttctaaatATAGACTGGATTGCACCTTCTAACTGCTAACGCTAGAAGTGATCAATCAACTGTGGATGATGGAGTTTCATCTGACGGTGATGATAGGAGATCAAAGAATGTTGaggtaataattaattaacaagatTAAAAAGAGGAtcgattttgatttatttttttattttttgaagactTCCCACTTAaggatttttttgtatatgctGCAGCTAGCACAATTGCAAGTGGAACTTCAAAAAATGAACGCAGAAAATCAAAGGTTGAAAGACATGCTTAGTCAAGTAACCAACAATTACAGTGCCTTACAGATGCATTTTGTAGCATtgatacaacaacaacaacggaACCCTGGAGTTGAAAGCGATAAAAAACAGGAGGTGATTAATTTTCTGTAATTATTACAATTCCAAGCATGTGTTCTTGACATGATGATTGTATTACACACTATGCTTGCTGGTCCGAATagcttaaattatttatttttgatgtgttCAGACTGTGGATGCAAAATCTTCCGAGGAAAAGAAACATGAGATGGTGCCTAGACAATTCATGGATCTAGGACCTTCAGCTGAGACTGATGAGATATCCAATTCATCGTCCGAAGAGAGGACTCGTTCTGTAACACCTCAAAATCATTTCGAGGTAGCTTCGACGAAAAACAATGGTAAACTTGAGATGGTTCCACATGATCAAGAGAATTCTAGTTTCCGAGGTGGAAAGAGATTTGGCGGAGACGAGAGTCCTGAATCAGAATCACAAGGCTGGAATCCTAACAAGGTTCAAAAGTTGAATCCTGCTACTCCTGCCAACAAGGCTATTGAACAATCTGCCGAGGCAACCATGAGAAAAGCCCGTGTCTCGGTTCGTGCACGATCGGAGGCTCCCATGGTATGTAATAGCTAGACTTGTTCAAGATtaattttcattgaattttgaattattagtgTGGAACTAATTAAAGTTTGATCAATTCCAGATTTCCGATGGCTGCCAATGGCGAAAATACGGTCAGAAGATGGCGAAAGGAAATCCATGTCCGAGAGCTTATTATCGGTGCACCATGGCAGTTGGTTGTCCAGTTCGCAAACAAGTATGTTTGAGTCCATTTCTTGATTATCACTTGAAATGATTTTGTGTctatatttcaagaaaaatcatGGCTAAAACTAATgtgatttaatttgatgatcAATTGCAGGTTCAACGTTGCGCGGAGGATAAGACAATCTTGATCACAACTTATGAAGGCAATCACAACCACCCTCTACCTCCAGCTGCAATGACAATGGCgtcaacaacaacagcagctgCAACTATGCTACTTTCAGGATCAATGTCAAGTGCAGATGGCATGATGAACCCAAATTTGCTAGCAAGAGCAATACTCCCAGGTTGCTCATCAAGTATGGCAACGATTTCAGCTTCAGCCCCGTTCCCGACCGTAACATTAGACCTCACTCAAAATACAAACCCTCTACAATTCCAAAGACCTCCGACACAATTCCAAGTCCCTTTCCCAGGCCAGCCCCAGAATTTTGCCTTAGTCACAGCTCCACAATTGCCTCAAGTTTTTGGTCAAGCCCTATACAACCAATCAAAATTCTCCGGTCTCCAATTGTCTCAAGACATAGGGTCATCGCAATTAGGCCACCAAGCTCAACCCCAAATATTTCACTCAGGACAACAACCTTCCCTGTCTCATGACACATTGAGTGCTGCCACTGCCGCCATCACCGCTGATCCTAATTTCACTGCAGCACTTGCAGCTGCCATCAGCTCCATCATTGGCGGTGCTAACAGCAACTCCACCACCacaaccaacaacaacaacaacagcagcaataGCAATGCCACCAACACAAGCAACAGAAATTAATTAGACATgtctcttattaatttttttgtttcttatgaacagttaattaatttctttcttttctttttttaatccctTTCCTTTTAAGGGATGAGAATGAGGTTCAGATGttcatatttttctctttttttttttttttcttggtctttgTTGTGGGGGAGGGGTAGAAATCAAGTAAAAACACAAAGCTTCATTCTTTTTGTCATTTCATGTTCAATAATCTGTTTCAGATTTTTCAGTGAAGAAGATGATCatcaatatacaaaaaaatgatcAGCATATAAATTTCCCATCTTCCATTAATGATCAATGTCTTATCCATTAATTGCTCccttaatttctttcttgttttcataCCCCAATGACTTGTTTATTCATCAAACTTGAAAACAATGTgcgcaagaaaacaaaaacaataaattacaaGTCAAGAAACCAACGAATAAGGTTTGAAGAGGAGCCATATGCTGATCTAAGCAGTCAAGAACTACGGCTAGACCAAGAACAACTGTTTGACACGTAAAATGTTTGTGTTGTAAGACAGAAAGAAGGCTTAGCTAGGCTGCAAGAGTGGACTTTGAGGAGACTTCTAGGCAACCACAACATGTGGGGGGTGATGAATGAAAGTATCAAAGTTGGATTGCGAAAGCTATCTTCCAGGGTCAAATTTGGaccaataaagaaaagaaataatgggGGGATTTGGTAAGTTTCGTGGAGAGTGGTGAAGAGGGACTAACTTAATTGGACAAACTAGGATACGATTGCTGACTTTCCATGCAAAGTATCCTTCTTGATTGGTTCTCACTGACATCATGGCGTTGTCATGTTGATTCAATCAtgtgaatatatattatataagatTTTCACTTGTTCTTGGATAATTGAACGTGGAGCTTGGTGGGTCACAACCGTACCTCTTCAACCTATCCACCGTACATGGAAGGACCTTTTACTCTCCTTAACTTTACCAACGGTTTTCGCACATGCTTTCATGTGATCCGAGGACTTGCGCAATATCCATTATTTCTGATTTTCAcaccattttagtttttttttttttttgtttacgtggtgtccgggccagcttgcatgTACCACGACTAATTCCTAcggctcactgaatatcctTACAAACTCAGTAAAGCATGTAAGACACTACAGGGGTAACAAACATGcacaataaaatttgaactctatgcaaagaaaaggaacaaaccTTTTCATTGCTAGGCCAACACCTTAAAtgtactattttagtttttattatttcgaTGGATGATGATGAAACTCCCCTCTcccctccccctctctctctccatgaAACTGTTCTCTTTAATCATCCTTTGCAAAACTCTCAATTTTCctttagagggaaaaaaaagaagagagaagtaaatattaagaaaatacttTCAGCTATGATTTTGACAAATTAATGAAATGAGCCTAGAGGTTTCGGTGTGGACTTGCTTGATTGTGTTGCTGATGGGGTTTTTGAGATGATTTTTCACGATCTCTGGCTTTGAAAATCACTATCGACAAATTTGAACCTATAAGAATTTACGTGCATGATTTTTTTGAGGTTTgaaaccatttttctttttatctcttttcaAAGCTGGATATTTTTTGTGAGGTAGATCGAGCATGATGTGCTTGAATATAGATATTACATCAAACAACTTGACAATCAACTTGTCCatacaagaaacaaaagatgATAGAGCTGAGAGCTTAATTCTGAAGCAAATACGACCAGATGCAGAGGATGACTCCATGATGTAAGCCTGCTCTTGGCATAATCCTAGCCTTGTCAAAAGTTGCTGTCGATGCCGTACTGCATGGATTCACAGTCCATGTTAATTGGATTTGAAGGACTAATTCCTTGGCCCAATAGCCACGGCCCAAAAAAAAGGGTCTTCTTCTTCGTTTGGGCCTTCAATTGGGTGAGTAACTAAATTGGGTTGAGGGCAGTATCAAGTGGGGTTTTATTGGTATTTAACAATGTGATCCATCCTCAcattaaaagcttttttttgagatttttttgtttcaaattatttgatatatatatttttgaattattttgacatatatgctgatataaaaaattatttattttaaaaatatattattttaatatattttcaaataaaacacaccTTAAAAACAATATCTACTCCATGATCAAGCATGCACAAGTTATAAATATGCTATTGAAAAGGGACTCACTTTCCATATTCATACACAGACATACCTGATTTATATCGGATTAATGTTTATTATACCCAT contains:
- the LOC118050883 gene encoding probable WRKY transcription factor 31 → MDKGWGLALASDPVSVFSSNNSNNSPVGSFLKVKRDFSSDHNMADSRNINNGMFQFPVSLSAGKEEVSSAAAHEVDFFKEKINRVDIGHDSKSTSVTVKKENSLAEAAPRSSAALDVNTGLHLLTANARSDQSTVDDGVSSDGDDRRSKNVELAQLQVELQKMNAENQRLKDMLSQVTNNYSALQMHFVALIQQQQRNPGVESDKKQETVDAKSSEEKKHEMVPRQFMDLGPSAETDEISNSSSEERTRSVTPQNHFEVASTKNNGKLEMVPHDQENSSFRGGKRFGGDESPESESQGWNPNKVQKLNPATPANKAIEQSAEATMRKARVSVRARSEAPMISDGCQWRKYGQKMAKGNPCPRAYYRCTMAVGCPVRKQVQRCAEDKTILITTYEGNHNHPLPPAAMTMASTTTAAATMLLSGSMSSADGMMNPNLLARAILPGCSSSMATISASAPFPTVTLDLTQNTNPLQFQRPPTQFQVPFPGQPQNFALVTAPQLPQVFGQALYNQSKFSGLQLSQDIGSSQLGHQAQPQIFHSGQQPSLSHDTLSAATAAITADPNFTAALAAAISSIIGGANSNSTTTTNNNNNSSNSNATNTSNRN